In one Culex quinquefasciatus strain JHB chromosome 2, VPISU_Cqui_1.0_pri_paternal, whole genome shotgun sequence genomic region, the following are encoded:
- the LOC119765012 gene encoding uncharacterized protein LOC119765012: MEASFALNVQLVNSTTREIQHLQVCVGSRTNRTEGLTLVEVFHPKGFSGVSVEDLSPQKRVWKSLQRPGGTSTVVYYQSLARAMDCFVVTAELFRAGFAKSNGGQARQMDVVAYDYYNRDRVAWVSYKGYGRQGSEDDYEYLEAV; this comes from the exons ATGGAGGCCAGCTTCGCGCTAAACGTACAACTAGTCAACAGCACCACCAGGGAAATCCAACACCTACAAGTTTGCGTTGGAAGTCGCACAAACCGCACCGAAGGACTGACACTGGTGGAGGTATTCCATCCGAAAGGATTCTCCGGAGTGAGCGTCGAGGATCTTTCCCCGCAGAAGAGAGTTTGG AAATCGCTGCAGCGTCCCGGAGGAACCTCTACCGTGGTGTACTACCAATCCTTGGCGCGTGCTATGGACTGCTTTGTGGTAACTGCAGAACTGTTTCGAGCTGGTTTCGCCAAGTCTAACGGTGGACAGGCCCGGCAGATGGACGTGGTAGCGTACGATTACTATAATCGAG ATCGCGTGGCTTGGGTGTCTTACAAAGGCTACGGACGGCAGGGCAGCGAGGACGATTACGAGTATCTGGAGGCGGTTTGA
- the LOC6042933 gene encoding alpha-2-macroglobulin-P, translating into MNHNTNLSSNCSQLDCVTTFVHNVAIVDYLARIGSRPSENVSSVLEENLRSVLQYRRQDGSFGTPSVSRVYLTAFIAKGLQVAKRYIFIHEAILGDALKWLAAKQQPSGQFVEVEPTLYEKMRDLRLTAYVLTIFATENQYTEVVRKASEYVADRTEQMGVYELALASYALSLANHPKGKYCLEQLNHPRSPGYQPNAYWRGKSSNAEIAGYALLASLNHTVYTNTEDIVQWLKSRSFRSYGRFRHTQGITTALTALSQHYEKFSQYINSYTVQLRYQSNFKILHVTPTDSRMFELDLPSNTKLVQVQVQVTGFGRLAWRPASR; encoded by the coding sequence ATGAATCATAATACAAACCTGTCGTCGAATTGCTCACAACTGGATTGCGTCACAACTTTTGTCCATAATGTAGCCATCGTCGATTACCTCGCACGGATTGGAAGTCGTCCTTCGGAGAATGTATCTTCGGTCTTAGAGGAAAATTTGCGTTCTGTTCTGCAGTATCGACGTCAGGATGGTTCGTTCGGTACCCCTTCGGTATCGCGTGTTTACCTGACGGCCTTTATTGCCAAAGGACTTCAGGTGGCCAAAAGGTACATCTTTATCCATGAAGCCATTCTTGGTGATGCGCTGAAGTGGCTTGCGGCGAAACAACAGCCCTCGGGACAGTTTGTCGAGGTAGAACCAACGTTGTACGAGAAAATGAGAGACCTCAGGCTTACCGCTTACGTGCTGACGATCTTCGCGACGGAAAACCAATACACGGAAGTCGTGCGGAAAGCTTCCGAGTACGTAGCTGACAGAACCGAACAGATGGGTGTCTACGAGCTTGCTCTGGCTTCCTACGCGTTATCACTAGCCAATCATCCCAAGGGTAAGTACTGCCTGGAGCAGCTTAACCATCCAAGATCACCTGGATATCAACCAAACGCCTACTGGAGAGGTAAATCGTCCAATGCTGAAATAGCCGGGTACGCGCTGCTGGCATCCCTGAATCATACAGTCTACACCAACACGGAGGACATTGTCCAGTGGTTGAAGTCTCGTTCCTTTCGCTCATACGGGAGATTCCGACATACGCAGGGCATTACCACTGCTCTAACAGCTCTTTCACAACACTACGAAAAGTTTTCCCAGTATATCAACAGCTACACCGTCCAACTTCGATACCAATCAAACTTCAAGATCCTTCACGTTACTCCAACCGACTCCAGAATGTTCGAACTGGATCTACCGAGCAATACCAAGCTCGTACAAGTCCAAGTTCAAGTTACCGGATTTGGTCGGCTGGCATGGAGGCCAGCTTCGCGCTAA